In Eremothecium gossypii ATCC 10895 chromosome IV, complete sequence, the genomic stretch GATCCCAAAACGGTCGTTCAGGTTCGTCTGCACCGTGAGCTGCGCGCCATTGTCGTCCAGGTAGCTCTGCATGTACTGCGGCAGCATCGAGTAATACTCGAACAAATCGAATTGCGACACATTGGACTCGATATCGATGCTTGAGCACGCGTCGAGTAGGGTTAAGAACTTCAGGTTGTGGTGGAACTCGTGCAGGTCGCTATACGTGGTAAGTGACCGGTGCAGGATGTTGGCCTCGCCATTGAAGTAGTCAAACTTGTCGAAGTTGCTTGCCAGCACCAGCTTAACATCGATCACCTTGCCGTCCGTCACTTCATAGTCTATATCTATCACGATAATCTTCGACGCTATCGACAGACGCGATATGTTGGCCGATACCTGATCAACGAAGGACTCCAGCCCCATAGTTTGGCACAGCCTTGTGATGTTCTCCAGAGTGATTGACCCCGGTTTGTAGTTCACAAGAATGGCAATCATCTTGCCGAGTGACTCTACGTATGCATCTGGCATCACTGCTGCTTCCGAGGTAGTCCGTGGTCCGGTGCCGGTTGTGCAGTCCACAGTTTTCTTTGTCCAGATGCTCCAGCTTTTTCAGCACGCTCGTGTTGCCACAGCACACAGTAGCGGGCGTTCAGGTTACTTCGCCTCTGATTCGTTGTACCGCCTAGGAGCAGTCTCCTCGCCAGGCCTTGGGCATCTGTAGCGGGATCTGGCGCGGCTCACGTGCGATTACCTAATCTGGCGTACTTCGTCTCCCAGTCCTCGAGCCCTCGAGCACCACATACATACAGCACGTCTGCGACGACTTGCACAGCATCCGCGCATTGCGCGATGGTCAATGCTGTGCCCGACTCACGCTGAAATTGCATAGTGCACCCATCTGGGTTTCTGAATAACCGCAACCGTTTTCGGATTGTGCATTTCACGCACGATTTTAGAACATGCTAGGTCATGGCTTATGGCCCTGCGACTCATAGCTTTTTCCAACGTATAAATGGAGCAGCTTTTCTGTTGGAATTCAGCAGCGTCCCCAGCTGAGAGAGCATCTACATAACCAACAGTTAGTCACGATGTCGGACGAAATTACCCACCCCACGATCAAAGACGGATGGTTCAGAGAGATCTCGGACACCATGTGGCCCGGGCAGGCGATGACCCTACGGGTTGAGAAGGTCCTACACCACGAGAAGTCGAAGTACCAAGACGTGCTGGTTTTCAAGTCGACCAACCACGGCAACGTGCTGGTGCTTGACAACGTAGTGCAATGCAGCGAGCGCGACGAGTTTGCGTACCAGGAGATGATCACCCATCTGGCCATGAACCTGCACGCCAACCCGAAGAAGGTGCTCGTGatcggcggcggcgacggcggtGTGCTGCGCGAGGTGCTCAAACACGAGTCTGTCGAGGAGGCGTGGCTCTGCGACATCGACGAAGCGGTCATCCGCGTGTCCAAGCAATACTTGCCGGAGATGTCGCGTTCGTACGAACACCCCAAGGTTAAGACGCACATCGGCGACGGCTTCCAGTTCCTGCGCGACTACCCGAACACGTTTGATGTCATCATCACAGACTCGTCGGACCCCGAGGGCCCTGCAGAGGCGCTGTTCGAGCAGCCCTACTTCTCGCTGCTGAACCAGGCGCTGACAGAGAACGGTGTCATCACGACGCAGGCCGAGTCGCTCTTCATTCACATGGAGATCATCAAGCAGCTGAAGGGCACATGCTCCCAATTGTTCCCCAACGTGGGGTACGCCTATGCATCTGTCCCTACCTACCCCTCGGGCCAGATCGGCTTCATGGTGTGCAGCAAGAACGCAGACATTGAGCTCAGCAAGCCATTGAGAACCATTTCCGACGAGCAAGAGCGCGAACTGTACAAATACTACAGCAAGAAGATGCACGAAGCCTGCTTCGTGCTCCCAACCTTCGCTGCTAAAGAACTAAACTAGGTACAGGCCTGCTCACGGCCTGTCAGTTGCCATTTGTATCGTACGTAAATATTGCTATTCTACCTAGCGCAGCGAACGGAACTCTTCTGAAGCGGATGAAAATCTGCACCAACCTCTTCGCGGCCGGCAGTCAGGCAGTATCATGAAATTGATCATTAGCAGCTCGTGCTACCAGGCGCAGATCTGCGATCTCCTGCCCTGCAATGATAATTGCAAATCGCAGTTGATACATGGCATGCTCGGTGCTTATGGGTTGCTACAGCATTTCGACAAGGTCATTACGGCGCCCTACGCGACAAAGCACACATTGAACAAGTTTCACTCGATGCAGTATCTGTCGTTTGCACTCGACCCGCGTTTCAACCGGAGCACTGAGGACTGCGAAGATTGGGCGCAGGTTGGGCAGGTTGCGAGGCGCTACCGCGAAGCGCACGGCAGCAGCCCGCGGGAGCTCTGGCACAACACAAAAGCCGAGCTCTATAGCAAATTCGTGTCGCGAACCGGGTACCAAATCGCCGACGAGGGCAGCGATAATGACGAGCGGGCGGCGATGGCGTCCGCGGCGCTGGCCAAATACGGGCTGCATGACGACTGTCCCGTGATGGACTACCTACCGATGTATATCCACACGGTCGCGGGAGCCACGCTTGCACTGGCTAAAGAGCTGAGTCGTCACCGCGGCAGCGCTCTGGCAGTCAATTGGGACGGCGGCAGGCACCACGCGCTGAAAGCGCGGGCGTCTGGCTTCTGCTACGTGAACGACATCGCCCTGCTGATACAGACTTTACGGCGCCAGGGCTTTCTGAGGGTCTCTTACGTCGACTTTGATCTGCATCATGGTGACGGGGTGGAAAATGCCTTTCGATACTCCAAGAATGTGCAGACGTGCTCGCTCCACCTCTTCGAGCCGGGCTTCTTCCCGGGTACTGGTGCATGTAAGAATTGCACGGACAACAGTGTTCTAAATGTCCCGTTGTTGCACGGCGTGGACGACAGCACACTGGACCATGTGGTCGACCATATAGTCACCCCGGCTGTCCAGCGCCATGATCCGGAAGTGCTGATCATACAATGTGGCGGCGATGGACTTTCCGGGGATAAGTATGGAGAATGGCAACTGTCGATCCATGGGCTCACTAGGAACATTTTGAAACTGGTGCAGGCACACAAATTCAAGAAAATAGCCCTACTAGGTGGTGGGGGCTACAACGGTAGATTGCAGAGCAGATTCTACGCTTACTTGACAAGTATGCTGCTCGCGCAATGCAAGGGCATTCCGACCGAGATCGGCGATGACGAGGATGAGCTGATCAGAGATCACGAGCTCATTGAAATGTATGAGCAGGAAGACTACAAATTCTGGTATTACGAATATGAAGGGCTGAATCGAAAGAATCTAATTAATGACAATACTGAGGAATACATGCAGAAGCTGCTTGCCTCGTTTAGCTAAGATTGCCGAACAACTTGCAGCTCGCTCATGGCGGAGGCCCAACTCTGGTGCCATCTGTTCTTACTCTCAAGAAGCGCGTTCTCCTTCAGCACCTTCCTAGTGTGTTCATCCTTGATTGCGAAAATAAGACACTGCTCTAGCTCACGCCGGGTTGTAAACCTCAAGCCGTTGACGCGGTCCTGGACCAATTCGCCGATGGCGGGATAGTCCATTACAAAGGCCGGCAGACCCGACCCGAACATGTCAAGCACCTTCATGGGCAGATCCAGCCCCG encodes the following:
- the HOS1 gene encoding histone deacetylase (Syntenic homolog of Saccharomyces cerevisiae YPR068C (HOS1)); this encodes MKLIISSSCYQAQICDLLPCNDNCKSQLIHGMLGAYGLLQHFDKVITAPYATKHTLNKFHSMQYLSFALDPRFNRSTEDCEDWAQVGQVARRYREAHGSSPRELWHNTKAELYSKFVSRTGYQIADEGSDNDERAAMASAALAKYGLHDDCPVMDYLPMYIHTVAGATLALAKELSRHRGSALAVNWDGGRHHALKARASGFCYVNDIALLIQTLRRQGFLRVSYVDFDLHHGDGVENAFRYSKNVQTCSLHLFEPGFFPGTGACKNCTDNSVLNVPLLHGVDDSTLDHVVDHIVTPAVQRHDPEVLIIQCGGDGLSGDKYGEWQLSIHGLTRNILKLVQAHKFKKIALLGGGGYNGRLQSRFYAYLTSMLLAQCKGIPTEIGDDEDELIRDHELIEMYEQEDYKFWYYEYEGLNRKNLINDNTEEYMQKLLASFS
- the SPE3 gene encoding spermidine synthase (Syntenic homolog of Saccharomyces cerevisiae YPR069C (SPE3)), translated to MSDEITHPTIKDGWFREISDTMWPGQAMTLRVEKVLHHEKSKYQDVLVFKSTNHGNVLVLDNVVQCSERDEFAYQEMITHLAMNLHANPKKVLVIGGGDGGVLREVLKHESVEEAWLCDIDEAVIRVSKQYLPEMSRSYEHPKVKTHIGDGFQFLRDYPNTFDVIITDSSDPEGPAEALFEQPYFSLLNQALTENGVITTQAESLFIHMEIIKQLKGTCSQLFPNVGYAYASVPTYPSGQIGFMVCSKNADIELSKPLRTISDEQERELYKYYSKKMHEACFVLPTFAAKELN